A single Brevundimonas sp. M20 DNA region contains:
- a CDS encoding peptide deformylase, whose amino-acid sequence MTVRRILTIDNAADLAVLKKISTPVEGPVTDELRGLMTDMLDTMYDAPGIGLAAVQIGDTRRVIVMDLGDKLGDEDVDPSTLSEEERAKWEAERRNPRFFVNPEIVWTSEETAPYDEGCLSIPEYFDSVERPARCRIKYLGFNGEAIEEECEGLYAVCIQHEMDHLNGVLFIDHLTRLRRERAVAKVKKAARMAA is encoded by the coding sequence ATGACCGTTCGCCGTATCCTCACCATCGACAACGCCGCCGATCTGGCCGTGCTGAAGAAGATCTCCACTCCGGTCGAAGGTCCGGTGACCGACGAACTGCGCGGTCTGATGACCGACATGCTCGACACCATGTACGACGCCCCGGGCATCGGCCTGGCCGCCGTGCAGATCGGCGACACCCGCCGGGTGATCGTCATGGATCTGGGTGACAAGCTCGGCGACGAGGACGTGGATCCGTCGACCCTGAGCGAGGAAGAGCGCGCCAAGTGGGAGGCCGAGCGTCGCAACCCGCGCTTCTTCGTCAACCCGGAGATCGTCTGGACCTCCGAGGAGACCGCGCCCTACGACGAGGGCTGCCTGTCGATCCCGGAATATTTCGACTCGGTCGAGCGCCCGGCGCGGTGCCGCATCAAATATCTCGGCTTCAACGGCGAAGCGATCGAGGAAGAGTGCGAGGGCCTGTACGCGGTCTGCATCCAGCATGAGATGGATCACCTGAACGGCGTCCTGTTCATCGACCACCTGACCCGCCTGCGCCGCGAACGCGCCGTGGCCAAGGTCAAGAAGGCCGCGAGGATGGCCGCCTGA
- a CDS encoding acyl-CoA thioesterase, translating to MSDHASPPRPTGQPVGRVIAMPADTNPEGDIFGGWLLAQMDLAGATPAFELAQGRCATIALDGMVFHQPVSVGDEVSIYAKVIKTGRTSIRVHVEAWKRARNHVAAESVRVTEGVFTYVAIDRDRKPRALPGLDAPAT from the coding sequence ATGAGCGATCACGCTTCCCCGCCCCGCCCGACCGGCCAGCCCGTCGGCCGGGTGATCGCCATGCCCGCCGACACCAACCCCGAAGGCGACATCTTCGGCGGCTGGCTGCTGGCCCAGATGGACCTCGCCGGCGCCACCCCGGCCTTCGAACTGGCGCAGGGTCGCTGCGCCACCATCGCGCTGGACGGCATGGTCTTCCACCAGCCGGTGTCCGTGGGCGACGAGGTGTCGATCTATGCGAAGGTCATCAAGACCGGCCGCACCTCGATCCGCGTGCACGTCGAGGCCTGGAAGCGCGCCCGCAACCATGTCGCGGCCGAATCCGTGCGCGTGACCGAGGGCGTCTTCACCTATGTCGCCATCGACAGGGACCGGAAGCCTCGCGCCCTGCCGGGTCTCGACGCGCCCGCGACATGA
- a CDS encoding response regulator transcription factor has product MNDIRHSVFVIDDDAAVRDSLLYLLRSEGVRARGFASGADFFANLPEDRSACVVTDIRMPGMDGTEVVHRLNELNDRTWPVIVFTGHADVPMAVQLMKAGVIDFIEKPFDPVRMLETVKGALEQLDDLSARQEQRLETDRKLGLLTPRERQVFDALIEGKSNKEIALLLSISPRTVEIFRSKVMDKMQADSLSALVRMGLSVAPQA; this is encoded by the coding sequence ATGAACGACATCAGGCATTCGGTCTTCGTGATCGACGACGACGCGGCGGTGCGGGACTCGTTGCTGTACCTGCTGCGGAGCGAAGGGGTCCGGGCGCGCGGCTTCGCCAGCGGCGCCGACTTCTTCGCCAACCTGCCGGAGGACCGCTCCGCCTGCGTCGTCACCGACATCCGCATGCCCGGGATGGACGGCACCGAGGTGGTGCACCGCCTGAACGAACTGAACGACCGCACCTGGCCGGTCATCGTCTTCACCGGCCACGCGGACGTGCCGATGGCGGTGCAGCTGATGAAGGCCGGCGTCATCGACTTCATCGAAAAGCCATTCGATCCGGTGCGGATGCTGGAAACCGTCAAGGGCGCGCTGGAACAGCTGGACGACCTGTCGGCCCGGCAGGAGCAACGGCTGGAGACGGACCGCAAACTGGGCCTGCTGACCCCGCGCGAACGTCAGGTGTTCGACGCCCTGATCGAGGGCAAGTCGAATAAGGAGATCGCCCTGCTGCTGTCGATCAGTCCCCGGACGGTCGAGATTTTCCGCTCCAAGGTGATGGACAAGATGCAGGCGGACAGCCTGTCGGCGCTGGTCCGCATGGGCCTGTCGGTCGCCCCGCAAGCCTGA
- a CDS encoding sensor histidine kinase: MPDSNEAKASVEGGVDPVTGIDLERVTGTRSASEVLFSMATTRTYRGWRAYLLAVLSVAACFALRGALEFFGDFFYLPAVPAVVLTAMLARRAPTALAIALSIAGNILLVPRAGIADTVINAGLFVAVSWLVAEICWAQRRMHRRSIELTRTLAGRNAVLDTVLATVPVVILDRGGRIRRLTPAAASLFDVDSATTAGRPFGDLVHGFDLSRQGDKASNGPLEAPTGHWIGRRPDGRPLILSLQMGVMPEASEEDYAAVCITDLTEAETATERARELDIQLNHVWRLNSLGEMAATLAHELNQPLSAATTYMQASQRDIERAGLIGQSAARTLELAKGQILRAGTIIRRMRDMLATGTRGLGDEQISSMIEDLGPSFALISRDRAVEIRTVIANNDDTVRAERIQFQQALINLVRNAAEAAAGQAQPVVVIRGVSLGEEGYRVTVEDNGPGIAGDDIESIFRPMTTTKSSGMGLGLSVTRKIVESHGGALTVGRSDMGGAAFTIDLPRGADEG; the protein is encoded by the coding sequence ATGCCTGACTCGAACGAAGCGAAGGCTTCGGTGGAGGGAGGGGTCGATCCGGTCACCGGAATCGATCTGGAAAGGGTGACAGGCACGCGCTCGGCATCGGAGGTTCTGTTCTCCATGGCGACCACCCGGACCTACCGGGGGTGGCGGGCCTACCTGCTGGCCGTTCTTTCGGTGGCCGCCTGTTTCGCGCTGCGCGGCGCGCTCGAGTTTTTCGGTGACTTCTTCTACCTGCCGGCGGTGCCGGCGGTGGTGCTCACGGCCATGCTGGCGCGACGGGCGCCGACGGCGCTGGCCATCGCCCTGTCCATCGCCGGGAACATCCTGCTGGTCCCGCGCGCGGGCATCGCGGACACGGTCATCAACGCCGGCCTGTTCGTGGCGGTCAGCTGGTTGGTGGCGGAAATCTGCTGGGCGCAGCGACGCATGCATCGCCGGTCCATCGAGCTGACCCGGACCCTGGCCGGACGCAATGCGGTGCTGGACACCGTTCTGGCCACGGTGCCGGTCGTCATCCTGGATCGCGGCGGGCGCATCCGCCGGCTGACCCCGGCGGCGGCGAGCCTGTTCGATGTCGACAGCGCCACCACGGCGGGTCGGCCCTTCGGCGATCTGGTGCACGGCTTCGATCTGTCCCGACAGGGCGACAAGGCCTCGAACGGTCCGCTGGAGGCTCCGACCGGGCACTGGATCGGCCGCCGTCCGGACGGCAGACCGCTGATCCTGAGCCTGCAGATGGGCGTGATGCCCGAGGCGTCGGAAGAGGACTATGCGGCGGTCTGCATCACCGATCTGACGGAGGCCGAGACGGCCACCGAGCGGGCGCGCGAGCTGGACATCCAGCTGAACCACGTCTGGCGGCTGAACTCATTGGGCGAGATGGCGGCGACCCTGGCTCACGAGCTGAACCAGCCGCTGAGCGCGGCGACTACCTATATGCAGGCCAGCCAGCGCGACATCGAGCGCGCCGGACTGATCGGCCAGAGCGCGGCGCGGACGCTGGAGCTGGCGAAGGGGCAAATTCTCCGGGCCGGGACGATTATCCGTCGCATGCGCGATATGCTGGCCACCGGGACACGCGGACTGGGCGACGAGCAGATTTCCTCCATGATCGAGGACCTGGGCCCATCTTTCGCCCTTATTAGTCGCGACAGGGCGGTCGAGATTCGCACTGTTATCGCTAACAACGACGATACCGTGCGGGCCGAGCGTATCCAGTTTCAACAAGCCCTGATCAACCTGGTCCGTAACGCCGCAGAGGCGGCCGCGGGGCAGGCGCAACCCGTTGTGGTGATCCGTGGCGTGTCCTTGGGCGAAGAGGGATATCGGGTGACGGTAGAAGACAACGGTCCGGGCATTGCCGGCGATGACATCGAAAGCATCTTCCGTCCGATGACGACCACCAAGTCCTCCGGCATGGGTCTGGGGCTGTCGGTGACGCGCAAGATCGTCGAGAGCCACGGCGGCGCCCTGACCGTCGGACGCAGCGACATGGGCGGGGCCGCCTTCACTATCGACCTGCCGCGCGGAGCTGACGAAGGATGA
- a CDS encoding TorF family putative porin, translating into MSSIAFQNVRRIGAIVSSAAAIVCLAIAGPAMADPEFDFQVGVASEYLGKGVAKSNGEVAWSGQIEVTQGDFHASVFASTAELSQGSDSEIVTTVGWAPEAFGFEFDFAVVNRELPGAAAGVDENYWEYQADVSRSIGPVSARVRVNYTDDGFASTREAWWVEAQGAYKISSSTKASVAVGNRRAHGGADYVAWNVGVKHKLTDAIAVDVRWYDTDKHDLGENYDGRLVGALTFAF; encoded by the coding sequence ATGTCCTCCATCGCTTTCCAGAATGTGCGCCGGATTGGCGCGATTGTTTCGTCCGCCGCCGCGATCGTCTGTCTCGCTATCGCCGGTCCGGCCATGGCGGATCCCGAGTTCGACTTCCAGGTCGGCGTCGCCAGTGAGTACCTCGGCAAGGGTGTCGCCAAGAGCAACGGCGAAGTGGCCTGGTCCGGCCAGATCGAAGTCACCCAGGGTGACTTCCACGCCAGCGTCTTCGCCTCGACCGCTGAACTGTCGCAGGGTTCGGATTCCGAAATCGTCACCACCGTGGGCTGGGCTCCCGAGGCCTTCGGCTTCGAGTTCGACTTCGCGGTCGTGAACCGCGAACTGCCCGGCGCCGCCGCCGGGGTCGATGAAAACTATTGGGAATATCAGGCCGACGTCTCGCGCAGCATCGGTCCGGTCAGCGCCCGCGTCCGCGTCAACTATACGGACGACGGCTTCGCCTCGACCCGGGAAGCCTGGTGGGTCGAGGCCCAGGGCGCCTACAAGATTTCGTCCAGCACGAAGGCGTCGGTAGCCGTCGGCAATCGCCGCGCTCACGGCGGCGCCGACTACGTCGCCTGGAACGTCGGCGTGAAGCACAAGCTGACCGACGCCATCGCCGTGGATGTCCGCTGGTACGACACCGACAAGCACGACCTGGGTGAGAACTACGACGGCCGTCTGGTCGGCGCCCTCACCTTCGCCTTCTGA
- a CDS encoding methyl-accepting chemotaxis protein, producing the protein MPVGRKLFLAFACVLTAIAAMGAVVFMQMLALDQAGVQRSAANQMVRSTAAAEFYLARQENAFRGFLLSGDEYYIERANGHRAKFREAVQEMADTGGPAVQEEATALLSSADAWFEHVVVRGAALARNPETQSRAVAMVGRSGSADQIIEPVEGALETIKQSNMAELERVRAAQAQASATAKWTLGLGIGAAILLSLFAGLTLTRGIGGPVLKMVEHMKRLIGGDTSLQVPEAGRKDEFGAMGQAILAFRDAAIEKVRVEAEAAEARERAEEERRRNLTASEAAAEEQALVVSALAEGLERLSAGDLTYRLTQTFPTHYVKLQSDFNAAIGQLKDAMSVVVSNVSAIRSGSGEISHAADDLSRRTEQQAASLEETAAALDQITATVNKTASGARQASDVVQGARGDAETSGIVVRDAVAAMSAIEQSSSQISQIIGVIDEIAFQTNLLALNAGVEAARAGDAGRGFAVVASEVRALAQRSAEAAKEIKTLISASGTQVASGVSLVGQTGEALQRIVSRVAEIDSLVSEIAASAQEQATGLQQVNTAVNQMDQVTQQNAAMVEQSTAASHSLSQEAESLASSVARFRIGDGSVQATRATPRASAPAPRPAAHAPVPQMRATGRGGAALKTQAVEDGWEEF; encoded by the coding sequence TTGCCTGTCGGCCGGAAACTGTTCCTGGCCTTCGCCTGCGTCCTGACGGCCATCGCGGCCATGGGCGCGGTCGTCTTCATGCAGATGCTCGCTCTGGATCAGGCGGGCGTCCAACGCTCGGCCGCCAACCAGATGGTCCGCTCGACCGCTGCGGCGGAATTCTATCTGGCGCGTCAGGAGAACGCCTTCCGCGGCTTCCTGCTGTCGGGTGACGAGTACTACATCGAGCGCGCCAACGGGCACCGCGCGAAGTTCAGGGAGGCCGTCCAGGAGATGGCGGACACCGGCGGCCCGGCCGTTCAGGAAGAAGCGACTGCCCTGCTGAGTTCGGCCGATGCCTGGTTCGAGCACGTCGTCGTGCGCGGCGCCGCCCTGGCCCGCAATCCGGAGACCCAGTCCCGCGCCGTCGCCATGGTGGGCCGCAGCGGCTCCGCGGACCAGATCATCGAGCCGGTCGAAGGCGCCCTGGAGACCATCAAGCAGAGCAACATGGCCGAACTGGAACGCGTCCGCGCGGCCCAGGCCCAAGCGTCGGCCACCGCCAAGTGGACGCTGGGCCTCGGCATCGGCGCCGCGATCCTGCTGTCGCTGTTCGCCGGCCTGACCTTGACGCGGGGCATCGGTGGTCCGGTGCTGAAGATGGTCGAGCACATGAAGCGCCTGATTGGCGGCGACACCTCGCTGCAGGTGCCGGAAGCCGGTCGCAAGGACGAGTTCGGCGCCATGGGCCAGGCGATCCTCGCCTTCCGCGACGCCGCGATCGAAAAGGTCCGGGTCGAGGCCGAAGCCGCCGAAGCTCGTGAGCGGGCCGAGGAGGAGCGTCGCCGCAACCTGACCGCCAGCGAAGCCGCCGCCGAGGAACAGGCCCTGGTCGTGAGCGCCCTCGCCGAAGGTCTGGAGCGTCTCAGCGCCGGTGACCTGACCTACCGCCTGACCCAGACCTTCCCGACCCACTATGTGAAGCTGCAGTCGGACTTCAACGCGGCCATCGGCCAGCTGAAGGACGCCATGTCGGTGGTCGTCTCGAACGTCTCGGCCATCCGCTCGGGCTCGGGCGAGATCAGCCACGCCGCCGACGACCTGTCGCGCCGCACCGAGCAACAGGCCGCCTCGCTGGAGGAAACCGCCGCCGCCCTGGACCAGATCACCGCCACGGTGAACAAGACCGCCTCGGGCGCCCGTCAGGCCTCGGACGTGGTGCAGGGCGCGCGTGGCGACGCCGAAACCTCGGGCATTGTCGTCCGTGACGCCGTCGCCGCCATGAGCGCCATCGAGCAGTCGTCCAGCCAGATCAGCCAGATCATCGGGGTGATCGACGAAATCGCCTTCCAGACCAATCTGCTGGCCCTGAACGCCGGCGTCGAGGCCGCTCGCGCCGGTGACGCGGGCCGCGGCTTCGCGGTCGTCGCCTCGGAAGTGCGGGCCCTGGCCCAGCGCTCGGCCGAAGCGGCCAAGGAGATCAAGACCCTGATCTCGGCCTCGGGAACCCAGGTCGCCTCGGGCGTGAGCCTGGTCGGTCAGACCGGCGAAGCCCTGCAGCGTATCGTCAGCCGCGTCGCGGAGATCGACAGCCTCGTTTCGGAAATCGCCGCCTCGGCGCAGGAACAGGCCACCGGCCTCCAGCAGGTGAACACCGCCGTCAACCAGATGGATCAGGTCACCCAGCAGAACGCCGCCATGGTCGAGCAGTCGACCGCCGCCAGCCACTCGCTGTCGCAGGAAGCCGAGAGCCTCGCCTCATCGGTCGCCCGCTTCCGCATCGGCGACGGCAGTGTTCAGGCGACCCGCGCCACGCCGCGCGCGTCCGCTCCGGCTCCTCGTCCGGCCGCCCATGCCCCGGTTCCGCAAATGCGCGCCACCGGCCGCGGCGGCGCCGCCCTGAAAACGCAGGCCGTCGAGGACGGCTGGGAGGAGTTCTGA
- a CDS encoding STAS domain-containing protein, with amino-acid sequence MSASVVLPSVLDIRAAGPLQGEILGLRGQPLTLDVSSVERLGGLCLQVLLSARATWAADGQPLTVTTGDDANFSDQWAAFGAAPFDTSPVGAAA; translated from the coding sequence ATGAGCGCTTCGGTCGTCCTTCCCTCCGTGCTGGACATCCGCGCCGCGGGTCCGTTGCAGGGCGAAATCCTCGGCCTGCGCGGGCAGCCCCTGACCCTGGACGTCTCGTCCGTCGAGCGTCTTGGCGGCCTGTGCCTCCAGGTTCTGCTGTCGGCGCGCGCCACCTGGGCCGCTGACGGTCAGCCGCTGACCGTGACGACCGGCGACGACGCCAACTTCTCCGACCAATGGGCCGCCTTCGGCGCGGCCCCCTTCGACACCAGCCCCGTGGGAGCCGCAGCGTGA
- a CDS encoding response regulator has protein sequence MTKTVLTVDDSRTMRDMLLLALQDAGYNVIQAVDGVHGLEVLAANGADIIITDINMPRMDGFGVIEGVRADPNHRHTPVLVLTTESDAEKKARARAAGATGWIVKPFDPVKLVDAVRRVAA, from the coding sequence GTGACCAAGACTGTTCTGACCGTCGACGATTCCCGCACCATGCGCGACATGCTGCTGCTGGCCTTGCAGGACGCCGGCTACAACGTCATCCAGGCCGTGGACGGCGTGCATGGCCTTGAGGTGCTGGCCGCCAACGGCGCCGACATCATCATCACCGACATCAACATGCCCCGGATGGACGGCTTCGGCGTCATCGAGGGCGTGCGCGCCGACCCGAACCACCGCCACACGCCGGTGCTGGTCCTGACGACCGAGAGCGACGCCGAGAAAAAGGCCCGCGCCCGCGCCGCCGGAGCCACCGGCTGGATTGTAAAACCCTTCGACCCGGTCAAGCTGGTGGACGCCGTCCGCCGCGTGGCCGCCTGA